The nucleotide sequence CTTGGAGTAACTTGTAGCTCCTGGTGTTTAAGGATTCCTTTAGGCTTGTTGTGCAGTTGGTGTCTCCAGGGGCACAGTGGTGCTCTCGCCATGAAGAATGATGACTCATGTTGAGCAGCAATAtaaaatatgcaattttttGGGTTTTAAATgctaatttgaaataaaaagtgaaaggTCCTGCTCTCTTTGCCACTCTGTGAATGTTAGCTCAATGCATTAGCTTTTTATACACTGATCAATGTAACACCAAGTTATTATTGATCGGGAGTCTGTGGTAATGGTCAAGTGTTAACACTCTTTTGACCTGGTTAAAATTGAACCTGTTGCTAATTCTGGACGTTATTGCTATTTCGCATAATATGTGGTAGTATAGATTTAGTTTATAGGTGATCCTGTCATTTCTTTGTGATTTTCTAAAGAAATTCATCgtaaataatgtaaagaatatactataaaaatataatcgTTCTATCAATAATCTCTATTGACTGTAAATCTATGTCAAGATTAAAATCAGTGCTTAGGTAgccaacttttttcaaaataaaatgttatatcaataaaatcagtattttcagtataaaaaaaaaaatgagtacTGGCTCTTTacagcaataaacacacatgatctttttcataattttatggTCATGACTACTTTGATGCTCCTAATCTCATAATTTCATACTGAGACTTTGGCCTGAATTTCACAGTTAGGTTCACAACATATCAATGTACATAACTTAGGTAAGAATATAACAAGCACATTTATGGAGGGTGACTGTTTTGAATGAACTGAATATCATAAGttaaaatttaataataaataaaagcaagaAGAAACCATTCAAacttaagtaaaaaatatactgataatttattaaaaaacttaTAGCAATGATCCTATACATTTGTCATGTGCTTtacttgatttgtttttattaaaatgtgtaaaatgagTCCTTGCCAGCAGAACTAAATTTCTCAATGATGTTGATATAAAAAAAGCTACACTGTCACAGCGAGGGATGTTCCCTTCCACATGACTGACCCcattttcataatttctttTGAAATGCGTCATTTAATATAGTGCTCAGCTCCAGAGAAATTGCTGGACAGTCCTGTCAAAGTAAAAGAGGCCTTCAGGAGGAAATGAACATCTGTTTCGATTTTTAGAACTCATTAACTAAGTAAATGcccaatgtttattgttgaaCTGCAAAATGCAGAGGTTGAtgtaaaaaacttgttttggCCCAAAAAATAAGGGTGCATATGGATTGTTTGAGTGAGCTGAATCAATGCATGCATTGTAAAAGTGGAGCAGAATGACTGATCCAATAAGGACAGATCATCGTGAGAACTGCTCACTGACCTGAACAATTAAATGATTCCCTCTGTTCCAGTTAAATAATCATCAACCTATCACAGTCTGTATCATCGTCAGGACTTGGCCTACTTtcataaacacagacatatttaCCTAATCAGTCATTATTGAAACTCAGCTGTTTTAGTATTGACCTATGAGTGACGTAAAAAGGTTTATTGAGTGAACcaaaaatattgtaaacatAAGCCTTCATGGAAGACAAAAATGCACACTAATTACAATTTTAACAGCTATTAGATTCGTTCATGTtaacataagaaaaataaagacaaacctTGGTAAAAACCTAAATAGCTCAAATATATAGGAAAAATAAACGACAGAGAGCATTTCCGTAAACGTTTTATtagtatatttaataataaaaatgtttaaaaaatatttatataaaacatgtgtattttatacattttaatcatttttatgaatCACAATCTATTCAAGAGCAGAAAAATTAAGTCTaaactttttatattaacatttttgcagGCGTTCATAATAATTAGGTTATAAAAGTATTCCAGGATCCTTTTACTCAAGGATGTCTGTTTCAGATGCATGTAAGTGAAAGTAGGTGAGTCTGCTGGGGGTAACCTCTGATTTTTGAGGCTGATAGTCTGACTCTTCTTCAAGGGCACCAGCAGGCAGAACTGGGCTCGTGGAGAGATCTGTTTGCAGACATTCGTCATGTCTGATCCTATTCGGACATCTTGTTCCTCTCCATATCTGTGCCTCAATCTCAGAGCTGGAATGAGATAATACACATATTGCTGATTCCACATTTGACATGGTGACAAGTTTATCAAACAATATCAATATAAAGATGTATAAGAATATTCAGATACTCACCCGCATTGTGAAGAGTGTTCAAAAGATGGTTCTGCTTTTTTCTCCAGTAAATATGGATCAAAAAGAACAGTTTCTGTGTTGGCCAAACAAAACCCATTGGCCCTCCTGACATCTGTGAAAATGGACCGATACTTtagaaaatatgttgtttaaacatACTTTAGGTGTAGAAAAGAATGAAGACAAACCAGCGACAGTGACGGGACTCTGGTAGAAGGACTGTATCGGAtcaaacattgttttcaaaGTGTAGTCCAGTGGGGAAGTCTTGAAAAATTTAAGAACTGCTTCACACTGAGAATACTGGAATATGAATACAAATTAGGGTCTCCATACATTTTTCTCATAGGACAATGAGTAGGTTTTACTGTGATTTCATAAGCACCTTTGGTGGCGTTTTGATGATATTTCTTAATAGTTTGTCCACCTCAACCAGCTTGGTTTCGATGTCATTGTTTTCCTCTGCTTCCCTTATCTTTTGCAGGgctattaaaatacataaaaaatgagcACTCGGCACTTGACTCAAATAAATCTAACGTTACAGACATTAATATGAAGTCATACCCTTAAGAATCAACGATTGTGGCAAACTGATGTCGTCCTCTGGGAAGAGCTTCTCCAAACTATTCGCAAGTTTTACAAGATCGTGGAATCGCCTTAGCGAGTACGTTATGGATTTATCAGACCATTCAGTCCTGATCTCGAAAAACTCTTCGTCTTCTCCAACAGGTCCGACAGCGAAGCGCTCGAGTCCGATCAAAGAACAGTCGTGTAAAGTCAGACCAGAAAAGCTTGTCATATGAACTCCTGCCATAACtctaatctttaaaaaaaacttttgccAGGAATTGATTATTCACACAACGAAACTGAGAATGTGCGTAAAGTTCAGACAGATGGACTTGTCCTCTGAGACGCAAAAATAAGAATAGTGGAAACAAAGTTACAAAACAAGTCATAggttattttacaattttgcaaATCTTAGTATCCCACCTCAGTGCAATCTGGTCTGTCTTCCCTTTCCTCCACAGATAATGAGCTCTAATAGCGGCATTAACGCGCATTCTCTGTCTGGACTCTTTTCAGTATCATACATTTCTCAATGTGTAGGCTACAATGAGCAACCTGCTGTTACCCTCTGTCTGTTCCCAAGACACAGTATGAACACAGAACACTTCCTAACAATCGAGTTCTTATAGGAAatatataacttttattttttccccaTGTTAAATGGTCATTCGGCTTCTCATTGGTACAGTGGGAAAACCCAATTTCTATTGGATTGGTGTTGGGATTTGCCTGTCACACTTACTGCATCATGGTGTCATTCCTTATCCGGTTAGTTTACAATTTTGAAGCTGTAACTAACCCATCTGATATATTCCCTACATGCACTTCACCAAAAT is from Triplophysa dalaica isolate WHDGS20190420 chromosome 3, ASM1584641v1, whole genome shotgun sequence and encodes:
- the LOC130418231 gene encoding PX domain-containing protein 1-like, whose amino-acid sequence is MAGVHMTSFSGLTLHDCSLIGLERFAVGPVGEDEEFFEIRTEWSDKSITYSLRRFHDLVKLANSLEKLFPEDDISLPQSLILKALQKIREAEENNDIETKLVEVDKLLRNIIKTPPKYSQCEAVLKFFKTSPLDYTLKTMFDPIQSFYQSPVTVADVRRANGFCLANTETVLFDPYLLEKKAEPSFEHSSQCGSEIEAQIWRGTRCPNRIRHDECLQTDLSTSPVLPAGALEEESDYQPQKSEVTPSRLTYFHLHASETDILE